The nucleotide window tgatgatggtggtggaaGTGGTATAATACAACAGCAAGGTGGCAATAGGGATACAATACAAATAAAGGCCTACACATTTGGGGATGAACTAAAGCAGAAGAGCTTAGAGAAAATCAGGGACCAGCCTACAGCAAGGACAAGCTCTGCTCCTCTTGGATTCCTTCTTGGGCTCAGGAAAGACAAGAGTGCAGTGGGAGAGGCAGGAGCCAAGAAGCAGGACGGCAAAGTTAGCCGGCAACAGTTAGTTACAAGGGCCAGCCCAGAGTCCATTTCCCTAGCTTACTGCAAAGCCAACCTCGTTCCCTTAGCACACCTTCCCCGCACCCATGATATGGACACACCATACATGGGGTGGGATAGTTGAGTGATTtaatgtctcagaaaagaaagggagagctgGTGTCctgtcaccattttttttttttttttgcatcttcCTCATTCAAAGCACAACTCAGTGAATAATTAACTTGCGCAAGATGAGAAAAAACTTGCATATGGTTATGGACTCTAGACAGAGCTGTGGTATATAAATGGAAGGCAAGTCTTGGGGAACTCTCAGGacatttttagttcttttttttttttttgagctgaggatcgaacccagggccttgcgcttgctaggcaaatgctctaccactgagctaaatccccaaccccatttttagTGCTTGTTAGTCGTGGAGTACTGTCCTGCTGTGTCTCATGGAGTCCCTTTACAGTCTCCAGCTCTGGCAAGAGCAAAGGGgacttaaaaaaatacaagaaacgGGACAGAATGGAGATTAGCATAAAGTCATTATAGTTAGCTTTTGTAAACATTATAACCAGTCAGTAAAGGCTGCAGCACggttttcatttattcatagAACTGAAGACAAGACAGgtacacatgaaatattttaaaacaagattttacCTCTCCATATccaataagaatttaaaaacatgaCATATATACTTTATGGAATACGATACAGTTAGTTTTAAAATGAGGTGGGTCTTACAACACCCACAGCAAATGGAGTGAAACCAGTAGAACAGTAGGTCATAGGATTGCATACTTATCCAATAAAAGGCTTGATGCTAACATCTCCATCCAGACATCTAAAAGAatctagaaggagagaactgttaAAAACTAGAACACAACACACAAAGATAAAAGACCTTCCTCCAAGGTTGGAGAACTGAGTGAGCAGAGAGGACAGAGTGAAGAGCAGGTGGGCaaaggcacacacagagaacaaagtATGAAGGATCATTCTCTGGCTTTCCCAGGAATTGCACGTATCCCTGAGACACATATATAGGTGAAGGGTcacatagcccaggttagccttgtgGCCTGTGTTATCTTTCTACACTTGGGCTTACAAGATAGCTCTGTGTTTTAGGATCATCTCATGGCAATGCCATGGGGCACAGCTTGGAGGGACTTGGCTAGGAAGCCATTCTGTGAACCTATTGATGCATAGTGAGAGTCTcagcaaaggcagagacagaggggaCATCTGGACTAGGAAATAAACCAAGAGATGAAATAGGCAGAACTTTGGCCTTCAACTGGACACAGTGTTGGTCAGctcccaacactagggagaaaTGAAGGCGTTTATCCTGTCAAGGTCCTGTACCACATCCTTTTTTGTCTACTTCACAAGAAAGATGGGGTGATGTAAAGTGCATCCTTCATATAGTTGTGGTTCTTCCCTCTGTTCCCCCCTTCCCTGGCAGCTGAAGGTAAAAAGCCAGACCAAAGTCTTCAGAGGGACCTTGGAGCCTCATCTCCTCATTGCCAAGAGGCCAGTGAGCCATTTGGTTTTCTCTGCAATCCattccctcatctgtaaaatgttaAGACCAGACCAAATGAACTCTAAAGACCCTTCTAGTAATTTTAATTCTAATCCTACAATACACTGTCAGgctgaacatacacacacacacacacacacacacacacacacagagagagagagagagagagagagagagacagagagacagagagacagagagacagagagacagagagacagagacagagacagagggaacttaaattatttctttctttccctgtgatGATTCAGTGATGACCAAGAATTCtattctgtgttttcatttatgcATTATCTGGCTTCTAATTGTAACACTTAAGTGGGACTCAAAACTTTGTAAATGTTTTTTAATCTTCAGAATATGTTATGAgggcttgggatgtagctcagcggtagagcacatCATAAGGTCTTTGGGTCCATTGAAGCACAGTGCACAAAAATTGCAATGAGCtgaatagaaaacaaattaaaattacttaatATTTCCTTTGCATCTTATTGCAGGAATGACTGAAGATAATAAACTTAGCCCAGAGCTGGAGTGATGACCATTTGAAAAATGAATCTAAAATGTAAACGATGATCTTACACACAGATCAGAATTTCCTCCTCTCCTCATaccattctctttcctcttggATTTAGCAGCACTTTTCTGTGTGAACTCCCTTTGTCAACAACGTTAGTgtcacttgtcttggcaaggtgtTGAAATTTTTGTCTTATCTTGATCCTGAGTCTCGTGGGGCCATGGATGGTGAGctggtatttatttttttcaattcctCATAAGCTTGAGCATGGtgatatgtctctattaaaaacTCTTTGTACAAATttgctgaaagaagagaaagctaaGAGAGTTTACATTAATTCACCAAAGAACTTAGAGCATCGGCCGAGTGCTAACAACTATGCTAAGTATGAAGGATGAAAGATAAGGAAAATGGATTTCTTGTTCTCAGGAAGTTTGGAATCTGGAAACCATGGAGGTGTCAGCATTACTGTTACTAAAATCCTATTGTGtggaactttaaaaattatatttataaaggaTAAATGATGTATAGGATAAAGGATATTAATGTCCAAAGGGAAAACATATCTCTTGAGGTTACCTAGTGTGATTTCATGATTTCTAGTGCAGGTGACAGTCCCTTGACCTTTGTGACCCTGGGGTTGTCTTTGGGGCAGATATGGTGGTGGAATAGGAGAGAGCGACTCTCCTCGCATTTCTTCAAACAGGGACATGATTATTTAAGTACTTCAGTGACACCCCTGACAAAGAAAATTCAACTCAGCCCTCCTACGTGAGTCCTTGAACCCCTCATGGTCCAGTGACTTaattgtaagagctggaggttTGGAGAAACCCTCTCTTCCATGCCCTTATGTAGTGCAGGGACCTTTAGTCTCCCTGATAACCACCTGTCAGAGCTGGAGTGTTCCTGAGACAGTGAATGTTTTTCCCAACAGCCCACTTCATACTGAACTGTTAATTTACATATGGTAGGTTCTTGTTAAATATTTGTGAGGAGGGTAATTGATATTACACAAGATattctccccacctctctttgCTATCCTCAAAAAAGCACAAAACCCAAATCTATCCTCCTTTCTGCCCAAGAATTTTTGAGTGCTCAGGAcataaaaacttgtttttctcCCCTATGTGTACCCCACCCCAGGCAGCCTGTGGGGTTTTGCCCAAACTTCTTCCATGGTAGAGCATACCACAGGCATGGCAGATTAAGATTGCACTGTGGTTATTTTACTCAATTTGCTCCTTTTTCAGGGATCTCTTCTAAAGTGGCTACCATTTCCAGGAGTCTTGTGTTCTTATCATCACTAGCTCAGgcactgtgtctgtctgtagcAGCCCTTGATTGTTCTGGTGACTTGAGTACAGTCTACACGAGCCTTTTCCCCTTTTCAGCTGGTCACACCAAACTAACATGGGGGCTAGAGTCAGCTAAAACCACACTTTGCTGCCCCGGATCCTCCACATTTGAGAAGCATGTATTTTAGTTTGGGTGTAGACAACATGGAGTCGGAGAGGGTAAAGTCAGAGGAATGGTTGGCATACTGCCAGACAGACCTTCAGGTTCCCATCTTCTTATGGATGAAGACTGAAATTGAGAAGGATTAAGTCCCGGACCAGTAAGTCATGGCccagaatctcactctgtagcccaggctagcctgacaCCTGCTATattactcaggctggcctcaaacttactacccattcctcctgcttctctgcctctggatactgagattacaggcatgggtcGCGTTTGAAGATTCCTTAGAATTCCAACCACCCGCATCTCAACTCTCAAGCAAGACAAAGGACATTCTTATGAGATGTTTCCACCAAAACTTAAGATTGTGGAaactaatgatttttaaaacttgtcTGAAAGGACGAAATTCCCTAAGCCCCAAGTGGCCTGGACATTTCAGATACTAAATGCTCAGAGTTGTGTGCCCACTACCTCTCAAAACAAACCATACTGCCAAAATTGGGGATTTTCGTGCAGTGCAAGCAAGTACCACTGATAAAAGTTGATCTGGGCATGTGGTCCCTCCACTCCTGTGTCAAAGGGCTgagctgtgtgtgtttctctgtgtgtgtttctctgtgtgtgtttgtgtggtgtgtgtatgtgacaacGACAGCCTCGAGCAGTGATGGAAAAGAATGAATGGTTTCAGGCCCCGAGCTGCTGGAGTCAGGCCCCGCCTCCCTGCCAGCACTCCGCGGGCGTCCCAGACCCCCTGCCCGCACTCGGCGGCGGGCCTCCCTAACACAAAGTTCCATTGGGAGGAGGGTCAGGACGCTCACCAGCGTGCAGCTGGAGAGGCCTGAAGCTCCTCTGCTTAGCGCACCCGGCCCAGCCCTCTCTCTtacttccttctccctttccactTGCCCCATGAGGACCCAGCCCTAGCTGGCTCAGGGTTCGCGCCCATCGCAAGCCTCTTCTCCCCGGCGCTTACTCTGTCCCGGTGAGGGCAGGAAGTGGGAGGAGCTGCATCGGGCTGTCACAGACAGGGACCCCTGCAGAGGCTTAGGGTGAGCCGGCAGCCCAGGGAGGGCCACACCCTCCTCCCGTTGCTGTAGAAACGGCTCAGGCCCTTTTTGTGACTCTTGAGCTGAACAGGCTTACCCCAGCCAAGGCCCAAACTATCTTTCACATAAGCCAAAAGAATACATCTCCCCCTCATCTCGTTTTCTATCTATCTTCCCAATTCATGGATCAGCCAAGATAGGAAAGAAATTCCAGGACCCTGAGATTAAAGTTGGTTGGACAGACCACACTGGAACATTTCTAGGCCCCTTCAGAAACAGTATGTAGAAGTAGATTAAAGCCCTGAATAGAATTTCATTATGAGATGTCCATGAGTGTTTAGTCTGTTCCAAGTTTCAGAAAGCACCATATGGAATTATAAAGTGACAGTGGCTTGTTCTGAAGGGCTCTGATGCAAGGAGGGGACTCACTGGAAAGAAGCAGAGTTGAATTTTGAGTGTTCCAGTACTTAGCCATGGAACAAGCCAGTACCCGCCGCAGCTTGTGGAGGACAGACTGCCCTGTGTTTGTGCCGACTGTGAGCAGGGCTGGTTCATGCTgacttaatttttctttcctttctttctttctttctttctttctttctttctttctttctttctttctttctttctttctttccttccttctttccttccttccttccttccttccttccttctttctttctttctttttttttttggagacagtttcactatgtagttcgGATTGGCCcagaactatgtagaccaagctggccttgaactggaagGGATGCACCcacttctgctgggattaaaggtgtgtgccaccacatccactGTTCATGCTGATTTTGAGAATGCCGTGTAACAGTATGGATAAGCAAAGGAGTGAAGAGTAGAGGCGAGGGCACAGGTCAGTGATGTGTCAGAGGAAGGAATAGGGCAGATGAAGAGCAGCTAGCTTTGAGAAACCGGGTTGGTGGAACAGTGGTGGCTGGCTGTGAAGGTGAGTGAATGTTATAAATTCTAGAATTGCACTTGGGCACTTGGGCTAATGGTGCTGCCAGTAACTAACAGGAGCTATGCCCATTACTATTCTTTTCACAATAGCAAGGAAAAACTCAGCTAGTAGTATACAGCATAGTGGCATACAGACACTGGAAATTCACTCagctaaaggaaaatgaaattgtgaaatgtgcaggaaaatggatggaactggaaagatACTTTAAATAATGGAGCTCAAatagcatgtttttgtttttgtttttgaaatggggATCCTAGCTTCTGTTATGGTGAATATGTGTATCTAGTAGGGGGAGGAAACATGGGTGAAGACCAGGAAGTAGAGGCCCATGAGACTGAAAACAAGAACGGAGTGCAGCCTGGGAGAAGATGGAGAtaagtgtgtggggggtgggtggcAGGGAGTTCAGGGGGAGGATCACCTGAAAGGAAATATGAATGAAACCCACATATGGAAACCTGTCACTCTGtaagcttattttaaaattgaaagaaaataaatgggagaagaggaaggagggcaggcaggcaggctggctaTTGAACCTGGAAAGATTGAAGAGagaagttctcaacctatgggtcttgACTCCCTTGAAGCTGTCCAACAGGGGTTGCCTATGACCATTGGAAAATAGATATTTAATTAtgactcctaacagtagcaaaactagttatgaagtagcagtgaaaatcaTTTTATCGTTGGTGTCACgtgaggaaccgtattaaagggttgcagtattaggaaggttgagaaccattactCTAGAGACTGACTTACATCAGCTATCAATGGCCTAGGCAATAGGTTGTGTTGTAAGCAACATGTAGTTAGTCTAAAGCCCAGACATGATTTCGTGGCAAGTGGGTATGGATAACACAAGACCAGAAAGCTGTAGTGGGCAGGGAGGTGCCGCATGAGCCAAAGGAGAAGAATGTTTTCAGGGCATGACTGGAGTAGGTAAGACTGGGTGAGGAAAAGGTAAGACGAGGCTGGCAACTGATGGTTATTAATGCCTGTAGCTAGGCAAGTTTTAACACATTGAGAATTCTTATTTAATGTGAGTCtgggtgtatatatgtatgcatatgcaccactggaatgcaggtgcccatggagtccagaagagggtgttagatctgcTGGACCTGGAGTTCCAGGTAGTTTTAAGTCactagatgtgggtgctggaagtcaaatctgagtcctctgcaagagcaagtaatcttaagcactgaaccatctctccagcctctgagggAACTTTAAACACAAAAGTAATAATATGAATCACAAGAAAAACCAAGTCCCTCAAGTGAGGGCCAGTAAGTAGTTATTATCAGTTAACAGTGGCTATTGCTCAACGCATACATATTAACTCAGTACCAGGTAACTAGGTGGGTGTGGAGGCACCCACCACTAGGGAGGCTATGTCAGGATGACCTGGACTTCAAGaacaccctgggctacataggaagccctgtctcaaatcaCACAGAACACAAACTGAAGACTGGGGTTTTAAGAGGGATGGTGGAGCAGGTAAGGTGGTGAATGATAGTGTACGTATATACACGAGGTAAGAAGGAAACAAAGTAGGCAAAATAGCACAAAATAGGCAAAAGCTCATTTTACTCATAATTCAAAACTGCTTCTTCTCATGGTAACACAGATGTCTCACAGCTGAGAACTAAGCAAGGCACTGAACATTTTATGGTAAACATTAaattttttactaaaaaatgatcAGGAACAAGTTGATAGTCTCACcgtaaaaataattacttttaccAAAAATGAACCCAAAATTCCTGAAAAACTGTGTTAGCTACTACAGGGGTGACAAGTTGACAGCCAGTCTTCCAAGCTCTGGCTTCATCTAAAGTGATGAAGACTCCTCCCCCTTGCTTATGTTGACTACAGAAGACTCATTGACCAAAATGTAGACAGAGGTGCATACATGGTAtcaaagaacacatttttaaacatttccacTTTATTAAAGTTTTGACAATGAAGAGCTCATAAAGTATTACTAAATTCTACTTGCTGTACAATAACTATCTGTTCCCACGTAGGGAACATATACTGcagttattattttaataaatacaaaagcaGAATCCTTACTAAGGACAACCTGGGTAAATAGCAAGCTAATAACAAACCTAAAGAAACACAGTAGTGAGACAGATTTCAGAAATGCCTCCTGAAGGAATCCAGATGCCCCCTTGCCAGACACTCTGAAGAGTTCAGTTAGGGTGTTATACACCAGACGGAGCTGGGAGACATATCATGTGATTCCAGATGTGCCAGAGCCAAGTGACAGTGACTTATGAACCATAAGAAAACACAACACATTCTTCAGGAGAGGCACCAGGAGAGCCCCCAGAACCCTCTGCTGAAGGACAGCAGAGCGTTGATGAGACCAGAATCACAAAACAGAGATCCTTCATGTGACTCATTAAAGGGTTCTTCCACGTGCAAGTTGAACACAACAACCAGCTTGCAGGACTGAGGGTCCCACAGGTCCTTTCCTGCTACTGTACTTGGCTACTTGTGGCATTTGGGTGCAAACGCTTAACTGGTGCTAGCCGGGAGAGGCCCAGGCGGAGGCTCTGACTTGGGGACTTGGTGGGTGCTCCTGCCAGAGGGCTGCTGCTGGAGCTTCGGCTTCCTGAGGCGGCTGCAAggaaacacagaggcaaacaaGTGGTCAGGTATATTGTTCTGCTCTACAGAGCCCGTCAAGTACAGCCCCAGATCAAAAGAATGACCCACACTGGAGCCCAAGAACCCCAACTCCAAAACCTTCAGTCTTCAATTTTTCTGGCTGTgcaacaaaacataaaaacaaggaCAAGTTTGCCATGGCATCTGTATTTGTTGCATGTTACAATGCTCAAATGCCCCAGGCCTGGAGACTCAGTGAAACTGTGGAGGTCAGCAGATCTTGAGGCAAAACTTTGTtgccaggagaaaaaaaacaaaaaaacttcactAATGCCCCTTGACTCTGTGATAGTCAGGGATGTGTCTGCAGAGTTTTGAAATAAGAATGTCCATGTTTACTGCAGTTTTatttatagtaatgaaaacaaatCACACTCAACCTTGATGCCTAATAAAGAAACGAAAAACGCTGGTTTGGAAGAACATGAAATAACATTGGAATGGCTCACAGATAACTCCTGTGACTAGGAAAGAGCTATCACTGGCAGCTTTCTAAGCTGGTGCGCTTGATAGCAAGTTCCCATACCTGGTGGGACCCACTTGGGTCTCTTGCCTTCAGCTGAAGGGCTGCACATTTTTGCTGGTTTCCTAGTGGTCTCAGAAGAAAGAccaacagcctcaggaaaggatGGAGAGCCTGACTTGATGGCAGCTGGAGCCATATCTACTGAAGTCactgaaaaacataaaagaaggaaCTGTCATATAGGAAGATAATGTTCAAGACTAACATAGATGTCTAAAAATGATGAAGTCTCATACCTTCCAAAAATTCAAAAGGCACAGATTCccaatttgaaaaaacaaaaaagatcattTACTGCCAGGTGGGGCAGTACCTGCCTGAaacccagtactccagaggctaaggcaggaggatctcagacTCAAGACCAGCgcgggctacaaagtgagatggTCTCAGACCAAACACCACTTACAACAAGCCTAAGGACCACAACTTTGGATGAGCATTTCTGTGCCTGCCAGGCTGTGTCAGATGTGAACTTTCGCCCTTTATGACAACTCCCACCTCAGGATCACTGACCCACTATCAGATAGGCGAACAGAGAGGTTAAGCAATTTGCCTGTCGTTTGATAGCTGTTGTTAGAGCCTATATTAGAAACCAGGTTTGACTTCAAAGGTCAGGAAGGCTCGGGAGGGAAGGACCTTGGAACCTCGTGTGTTTAGGAGGTGTAGAGGAGATGATCACAGGCGGAGCCGAATCATGGCTGAGGGGAAAGATGAGTAAACGGACCTTTTCTTGGCAGAGAGAGTAGAGCATGCAATGCCCAAGCACAAGCTCCTGTACTAGTTTAGTATGGGTGGAGCAGCAATCTGAAGGGTGGGAAAGCAGAAGAGTACAATCAGGGGACTGTCATGTACCCACAGGCTGTGGAAAGGAGTCGGGCTGTTCACAGTATTAAGTCTTCTCACAAGTGACATCCACATTAAAAACTTCTTACTGGAATGTGGTGATATGCtgtatatcaaataaagcttgcctgaggatcagaggacagagccagccactagattaaacatagaggccaggcaatggtggcactcacctttaatcccagtacttgggaggcagagatccatctggatctctgtgagttctaagccaccctggactacatgagattgatccagtctaggggacaaacagagccaggcagtggtggcacacacctttaatcccagtatttggaagtcacaagcctttaatcccagcacttgagatctcacatctttgctaccagtatttgggaagcacacacacaccattaatcccagcactaaataGGAAGTAAACCGGCTGCGtggagaaagacatataaggtgtgaggagacaggaactaggagctttcggctgaggactcagaggcttgcagtctaAGGATTCATAGAGATAGGATCTCACATTTGGCCTGAGGATTCcatagtggtgagaagtttctctagtggcttgttcctctgtctctgatctttcagcatttaccctagtatctggttctgggtttttattataagaccatttaggattcgtgcaacaagTCATAGTGTTAAGACACTTGCCAGAAGACTGAGGTAAGAAGATTGAGAAAGCAAAAAATTGGTATGAATAAGTAAAACAAATTTGATTAATAAAAGTAGCATTTTGTAATAATCTATTAGGTAATACAGGCTCAAAAATAATCTAACTTTTGAACATAAGAAACAGGTGTTCCATGTCCAAGTTATCACAAATTCTCACTGTAAAAAACCACGCTAAGATGTTAAAATGGGTCCTTAAAACAGAGATCATGTCATGCAGGAAAGCAAGGACTTAAGCTCACGCAATGTTCATGATGAAACATCCAGACAGCATGGTCCAGCCTCTAACTGAGCAAACCTGGGATGGAGCTCCTGACcctcactcatgtgcacaaatccCAACATATGCTGAGATGTTCTCCGTGCTCCGATGGTAAGGTGTGGGTGCAGAGCGTTTTCAGGGATGGCTGCGTGCCAAGGGGTGGAGGGTCCCTACTCATGCTCCTGTGGCTGCTAGGGCTCTGCGTTCTCAGCTCTTCTCCCCCCACGACTCCTTCTAACCAGAGGTGAGCATCAGCAGAGTGCCGCAGGGACAAAGGAAGCTCCGGAAACAGCCAAGAGGACTCTGCAAAGGACGAGTGGGGGGCAGGCCTACCCGACGCCTCACACTCGTGTTCcgacttcctttctttccccactGCAGGCCTTCTCTGCACTGCTTTCTTCTTCGTTCCTTTAACTTTGCGTTTTCTCACTGCAAATTCGTCATCACTTTCTTCGCTCTCATCAAAATGAGATTCACTTTCCGAATCTTCATCTAAAACAGAAGATCACATGTTCTGCCTTTGCTCTCAAAACTGAGACTTCCATTGCCTCATCTGCAATGGCCTCACAGTCACTCAACACATTAAGGATGCTCTTCCCTCTGTGAAAGCACAGTTTCTAACCTCAAATGTCAGCCTCTCCTGACCCCAAATAACAGGTCCCATGTCACTCCCACCAGCCTTTTATAACCTCCTCATTCCTTCTTTGTGGTGCTTTATTTCCTAGTCCCAGGGCTCAAACCCCGGAATCcacacttgctagacaagtgccctGGCACTGAGCTGCCCGAGCCCTTCAGCTTGCATACCACAACTCTCAAGACACTATGTATGTGTTTACCGTCTGTGACCCCTCATTAGAATTTGAACAGTTCGCTCATTACGATCTCCCTAGTATCTAGAATATAGTAAACATCATAGGCATCAAGTATTTGTTTAGTGAGTGTTGATGAACAGGGTTACGACGACAGAAGGTTAAATCTAAAATGCTGTATCTGATTGGTATTATTGTACAGACttactcttttaaatttttaacacaTTACAGTGTTGTCAAagtcaccatatttcccccttgcCTTCATTTCTACTAAGTCTGAAAACAACTAATAATAACATTGTTTCACACCACTTTCAACTCAAAATACTTCCTAAGTTTCTGCTAGTTACAGAAAAAGCTGAAACCTGTTAGAACAGGTTAAGAGTTGCTCCACAGCTAGTGGCAGCCACCTGCCTCTTCAGCCGCTTCCCCCAGAGTCCCACTGACTGTGCTTGTCTGCCCCACTGCTCAAGCCTTTCCCTTGGTCAGAAGTGTGACTTCATCCCTGGCGGCCGGCCTGTCCAGACAGGGCTTAAAGGTTATCCCCTGGACAGTTTTTCCCTCTGGGGCTGAGCTCAAATGAACTGGTCTAGGAGTTTATGGACTTCAAAGGCTCAATACGGTGCTTTGCATACATCCTGCTCTCAAAGAAGTTTTTACTGCATTCCCAGAGGACTGACTTGAAGCAGGGTGTAACTCACCAGCTGTACTGTCCAGCTCAGCGTCATCAACATCACTGCCATCACTGCCTTCCGAGAGCGCCCTCCTCTGCCGCTGAGACCTGGCT belongs to Onychomys torridus chromosome 3, mOncTor1.1, whole genome shotgun sequence and includes:
- the Rad51ap1 gene encoding RAD51-associated protein 1 isoform X3, with product MPLKKGERMALDDKVFQRGLEVALALSVKELPTVTNQKSQEKSTDEHSNRKAEITEKSPAVSNCSGTSDNSEDLDKVGEEGDASSGEGEKKTTSKARSQRQRRALSEGSDGSDVDDAELDSTADEDSESESHFDESEESDDEFAVRKRKVKGTKKKAVQRRPAVGKERKSEHECEASVTSVDMAPAAIKSGSPSFPEAVGLSSETTRKPAKMCSPSAEGKRPKWVPPAASGSRSSSSSPLAGAPTKSPSQSLRLGLSRLAPVKRLHPNATSSQVQ
- the Rad51ap1 gene encoding RAD51-associated protein 1 isoform X1, whose amino-acid sequence is MVRPTRNKKPVNYSQFEDSGGDSDDDFISSTMPRNKKPKTVPKELKQDNPKPSLKTLQKEDILPANAPKKRMALDDKVFQRGLEVALALSVKELPTVTNQKSQEKSTDEHSNRKAEITEKSPAVSNCSGTSDNSEDLDKVGEEGDASSGEGEKKTTSKARSQRQRRALSEGSDGSDVDDAELDSTADEDSESESHFDESEESDDEFAVRKRKVKGTKKKAVQRRPAVGKERKSEHECEASVTSVDMAPAAIKSGSPSFPEAVGLSSETTRKPAKMCSPSAEGKRPKWVPPAASGSRSSSSSPLAGAPTKSPSQSLRLGLSRLAPVKRLHPNATSSQVQ
- the Rad51ap1 gene encoding RAD51-associated protein 1 isoform X2; translation: MVRPTRNKKPVNYSQFEDSGGDSDDDFISSTMPRNKKPKTVPKELKQDNPKPSLKTLQKEDILPANAPKKRMALDDKVFQRGLEVALALSVKELPTVTNQKSQEKSTDEHSNRKAEITEKSPAVSNCSGTSDNSDLDKVGEEGDASSGEGEKKTTSKARSQRQRRALSEGSDGSDVDDAELDSTADEDSESESHFDESEESDDEFAVRKRKVKGTKKKAVQRRPAVGKERKSEHECEASVTSVDMAPAAIKSGSPSFPEAVGLSSETTRKPAKMCSPSAEGKRPKWVPPAASGSRSSSSSPLAGAPTKSPSQSLRLGLSRLAPVKRLHPNATSSQVQ